CGTGGTACGCCCGCTTGGGCTGGTAGTTCTCGTCGTAGATGGTGGCCATGCCCTGTGGCGGGTCGCTGAACCAGCCGGGCACCCAGGAGTGCCGGTCGGTGAAGCCCCAGACGGTGTACGACAGGCAACTGCGCACGGCCAGGCAGGCCTTCATCAGCACGCTGAAGTTGGCCGCCGACGCCTGCAAACGAGGGTTGATCTCGGCCGAGTCGCCGGGATCGGGCAGCTCGCTGCGAACATCGACCTCGGTGAACGCGGTGGCGACACCGAGCGAGCCGAACTTCTTCAGCGCGGCGGTCACCTGGAGGGTGTCGTAGTTGCCGTACTGCGTGCCCAGGTGGCCCTGGGAGCCGACGCCGTCGATCGGGACGCCCTGGGCGCGCAGCCCCTTGACCATGTCGTAGACGAACTGCGACTTGTCGTCCGCGGGGTTGCCGGAGCCGAACGCCTCGATGTTGTAGTCGTTGTAGAACAGCAGAGCCCTGGGGTCGGCGGCCCGCGCCCAGCGGAACGCGTCGGCGATGTAGCCGGGCCCGAGGTTCTGCGCCCAGAAGCCCTTGTAGTGCAGGGTCGACGGGGTGTCCCACGGGTCACTGACCGCCTCGTTGACCACATCCCACTGCCAGATCTTGCCCTTGTAGCGTTTG
Above is a window of Micromonospora coriariae DNA encoding:
- a CDS encoding endo-1,4-beta-xylanase, producing MKQRRWISVGAVAVATVAALNAVPATASRPYDPTAQSLAALGLRHGLQVGTAVDLAVLNDANDPQYRRLAASEFSSVTAENAMKWESLEPTRGVYDWAAADQLVEFARRNKQSVRGHVLVWHNQLPTWLTSGVADGSISKQELRELLRKHISTVVKRYKGKIWQWDVVNEAVSDPWDTPSTLHYKGFWAQNLGPGYIADAFRWARAADPRALLFYNDYNIEAFGSGNPADDKSQFVYDMVKGLRAQGVPIDGVGSQGHLGTQYGNYDTLQVTAALKKFGSLGVATAFTEVDVRSELPDPGDSAEINPRLQASAANFSVLMKACLAVRSCLSYTVWGFTDRHSWVPGWFSDPPQGMATIYDENYQPKRAYHELKSDLIFAGPPYVLPRITPKPRR